In Oryza sativa Japonica Group chromosome 3, ASM3414082v1, one DNA window encodes the following:
- the LOC4331704 gene encoding protein IQ-DOMAIN 19 — protein sequence MGKAGRWLRSFLAGGKKGGKKGEAMAAALPGEAAKEKRWSFRRPVHGEKAAAEAAAAADGVVVGEAEAGFDLSASESEFDQKRHAMAVAVATAAAADAAVAAAHAAAAAVRLSSRKAHQLPASAVEEAAAVRIQATFRGYLARTALCALRGIVKLQALVRGQLVRKQATATLRCMQALLAAQSQLRAQAQRVRALHEHHRTPPRPRPPSPPQHPRHRRSYEMDRSCEENAKIVEVDSGAGEPARRGGEYGHHGRWSPAPSAMTEVMSPRAYSGHFEDMAFAATAHSSPHHASASSELLCCPSYMANTESSRAKARSQSAPRQRTDALERQPSRRKSGGGGGGAKMQRSSSSHAAAAQRGAQFPWPVIKLDTSSASLKDSECGSTSSVLTAATVYSRTRSLVGFEVRRGLY from the exons atggGGAAGGCGGGGAGATGGCTGAGGAGCTTCTTGGCCGGCGGCAAGAAGGGTGGCAAGAAGGGcgaggcaatggcggcggctTTGCCCGGAgaggcggcgaaggagaagcggTGGAGCTTCAGGCGACCGGTGCACggcgagaaggcggcggcggaggcggcggcggcggcggacggcgtggTGGTGGGCGAGGCCGAGGCGGGGTTTGATCTGTCCGCGTCGGAGTCGGAGTTCGACCAGAAGAGACACGCCATGGCGGTCGCGGTGGcgaccgcggccgccgccgacgccgccgtggccgcggcgcacgccgcggccgccgccgtccgcctctCCTCCCGCAAGGCGCACCAGCTGCCGGCGAGCGCcgtcgaggaggcggcggctgtcAGGATTCAGGCCACCTTCAGAGGCTACCTG GCAAGAACAGCGCTGTGCGCGCTGAGGGGCATCGTGAAGTTGCAAGCTCTGGTGCGAGGCCAGCTCGTGAGGAAGCAGGCGACCGCCACGCTCCGCTGCATGCAGGCTCTCCTCGCGGCGCAGTCGCAGCTGCGCGCGCAGGCGCAGCGGGTGCGCGCGCTGCACGAACACCACCGGACGCCGCCCAGgccacggccgccgtcgccgccgcagcaccCGAGGCACCGCCGATCCTAC GAGATGGACAGGTCGTGCGAGGAGAACGCCAAGATCGTGGAGGTGgacagcggcgccggcgagccggcgcggcgcggcggcgagtacGGCCACCACgggcggtggtcgccggcgccgtcggcgaTGACGGAGGTGATGAGCCCGAGGGCGTACAGCGGCCACTTCGAGGACATGGCGTTCGCCGCGACGGCGCACAGCAGCCCGCATcacgcgtcggcgtcgtcggagcTGCTGTGCTGCCCGAGCTACATGGCCAACACGGAGTCGTCCCGCGCCAAGGCGCGGTCCCAGAGCGCGCCGAGGCAGCGCACCGACGCGCTGGAGCGGCAGCCGAGCCGCcggaagagcggcggcggcggcggcggcgccaagatgcagcggtcgtcgtcgtcgcacgcCGCGGCGGCCCAGCGCGGCGCGCAGTTCCCATGGCCGGTGATCAAGCTGGACACGTCGAGCGCGTCGCTCAAGGACAGCGAGTGCGGGTCGACGAGCTCCGttctcaccgccgccaccgtctaCAGCCGGACGCGGTCGCTAGTCGGATTCGAG GTGCGCAGGGGTTTGTACTGA